Within the Candidatus Paceibacterota bacterium genome, the region CGGTTTATTTTTATCCATATTTTTATATGTTATTCTTTAAAACTTGATTTTACTTTTTTAGCCAACAGTAAAAGTATAGGCCTGAAGTCCCGCACCCTGAATCTGAATCTGGAGTGAATGTTTTCCATAGTCGGCGCCTTGTACAAGATTGTAGAGTCGGTTTTCTTTAATCAGAACCGTGCCGTCAGCGGAAACATCTTTGCCCGCCTCTGCCCCGGTGAGGAGCTTGCCGTCACGAAATATTTTGACTGTCACCCCTTTATCTCCCCCGCTGGCCACAAAATAAACATTTTTAGCATTGTAATTGTAATCAATAGTAGCTGTTGGACTAACATTCTCAGCATACTCTTGAGTAAAATTCCAATCCCCGGCTAGATATAGAACATTCTGGATATTGCCTGCCCCTAAAGGCGGGTTGAGGTGCTGTTGTAGACCAACCGTGCTGGATACTCCATTTCCTAAATACTCATTGCGGGCGGCCCCAAAGTAGGTTTCTCTGCTACCGATTTTACTCTCATCGCTAGAGATTGCATTGGCCGGCTCTGTAGTGCCCATTAAAACAGTCGGCGTCTGACCTTTGGCCACGGCCAGCAGAGCGAGAGCCTGCTGGATAGCTAGCTCGGTCTTGGCGTAGTCACCCTCACCGATATGATCATAAATAATTTCCCCATTTTGATTGATTAAATATTTGCGTGGCCAATACTGATTGCCGTATGCATTCCAAGTGGCATAGTCATTGTCCATCACTACCGGATAGGTAATACCAAAACGCTTGACGGCATCTTCCACATTTTTCTGTACTTTTTCAAAAGCAAACTCAGGCGTGTGAATACCGATCACCTCAAGACCCTGGTCCTTATATTTTCCATACCAAGCGGTGACATATGGCAAAGTACGCTGACAATTGATACAACTGTATGTCCAAATATCCAACAAGACTACTTTTTTACCCCGAAACTGACTAATCGTAATAGGCTGCCCATCAGTATTAATAAAGCCGCTTGGGTCGACTATCTCTGGAGCCTGAGGTCCATGCAGGCTGATGACTAAAGATTTAAAAAGTAGATTATTTTTTAAAATATTTTCTTGGCTGGTCGTAGTCGCTGTAGGGTTGGAAGATTCGAGGGTAGAAGAGGCTGCTTGAGATTCTGAAGTTT harbors:
- a CDS encoding cytochrome c biogenesis protein DipZ; this encodes MILLLLSFVAGILTILAPCTLPLLPVIIGSSIGGKANGKKALIIAISLGVSIITFTFILKVSTLFINVPEVFWQIISGAIILIFGLISLFPDLWERLPLISKLNRSSNKLIAVGYKKENFWGNIIIGASLGPVFSSCSPTYFVVLATVLPQSLLLGLVDLMAYAVGLAGMLLLVSFLGQKLVVRLGGLSDTHGRFRRTLGVIFIILGIMIMFGTDKIIETDLLSSGLFDVTTIEQKLLQLNEKTSESQAASSTLESSNPTATTTSQENILKNNLLFKSLVISLHGPQAPEIVDPSGFINTDGQPITISQFRGKKVVLLDIWTYSCINCQRTLPYVTAWYGKYKDQGLEVIGIHTPEFAFEKVQKNVEDAVKRFGITYPVVMDNDYATWNAYGNQYWPRKYLINQNGEIIYDHIGEGDYAKTELAIQQALALLAVAKGQTPTVLMGTTEPANAISSDESKIGSRETYFGAARNEYLGNGVSSTVGLQQHLNPPLGAGNIQNVLYLAGDWNFTQEYAENVSPTATIDYNYNAKNVYFVASGGDKGVTVKIFRDGKLLTGAEAGKDVSADGTVLIKENRLYNLVQGADYGKHSLQIQIQGAGLQAYTFTVG